One Paraburkholderia aromaticivorans genomic region harbors:
- the hisF gene encoding imidazole glycerol phosphate synthase subunit HisF produces the protein MALAKRIIPCLDVTAGRVVKGVNFVELRDAGDPVEIARRYDDQGADELTFLDITATSDQRDLILPIIEAVASQVFIPLTVGGGVRAVEDVRRLLNAGADKISMNSSAVANPQLVKDATDKYGSQCIVVAIDAKRVSADGEAPRWEVFTHGGRKATGLEAVEWARKMAELGAGEILLTSMDRDGTKSGFDLALTRAVSDAVSIPVIASGGVGNLQHLADGIKSGHADAVLAASIFHYGEHTVGEAKRFMADQGISVRL, from the coding sequence ATGGCTCTAGCTAAACGCATCATCCCCTGTCTCGACGTCACGGCTGGCCGCGTGGTCAAGGGCGTCAACTTCGTCGAACTGCGCGATGCGGGCGACCCGGTCGAAATCGCCCGCCGTTACGACGATCAGGGCGCCGACGAACTCACCTTCCTCGATATCACCGCGACCTCTGATCAACGCGATCTGATCCTGCCGATCATCGAAGCGGTCGCCTCGCAGGTGTTCATTCCGCTGACGGTCGGCGGCGGCGTGCGCGCTGTCGAAGACGTGCGCCGCCTGCTGAACGCGGGCGCGGACAAGATCAGCATGAATTCGTCGGCGGTGGCGAATCCGCAGCTCGTGAAGGACGCGACCGACAAATACGGCTCGCAATGCATCGTCGTCGCGATCGACGCGAAACGCGTCTCCGCGGACGGCGAAGCGCCGCGCTGGGAAGTCTTCACGCACGGCGGACGCAAGGCGACCGGTCTCGAAGCCGTCGAATGGGCGCGCAAGATGGCCGAACTCGGCGCCGGCGAAATCTTGCTGACCAGCATGGACCGTGACGGCACCAAGAGTGGCTTCGACCTCGCGCTCACGCGCGCGGTGTCCGACGCGGTGTCGATTCCGGTGATCGCTTCGGGCGGCGTGGGCAACTTGCAGCATCTGGCCGACGGCATCAAAAGCGGCCATGCGGACGCGGTGCTCGCCGCGAGCATTTTCCACTACGGCGAACACACCGTGGGCGAGGCCAAGCGCTTCATGGCCGATCAGGGCATTTCGGTGAGGTTGTGA
- the tatA gene encoding Sec-independent protein translocase subunit TatA, producing the protein MGSLSIWHWLIVLLIVALVFGTKKLRNIGTDLGGAVKGFKEGIKEGETPAGEAQQRELPRNGAVDVEAKEKTPRSGDYR; encoded by the coding sequence ATGGGTTCGTTGAGTATTTGGCATTGGCTGATCGTGTTGTTGATCGTGGCGCTCGTGTTCGGCACGAAGAAGCTGCGCAATATCGGCACCGATCTGGGTGGCGCGGTGAAGGGCTTCAAGGAAGGCATCAAAGAAGGCGAAACGCCGGCAGGCGAAGCGCAGCAGCGCGAACTGCCGCGCAACGGCGCCGTGGACGTGGAAGCAAAGGAAAAGACGCCGCGTTCGGGCGATTACCGCTAA
- the tatC gene encoding twin-arginine translocase subunit TatC has product MSDPQQTQDEGTEETFISHLVELRDRIIRAGLAVVVVFVGLVYWAPDIFRLLARPLMQNLPKDGKMIVTDVTGSFFVPMKVTMLVAFVIALPIVLYQIWAFVAPGLYQHEKKLVGPLVGSSYTLFLCGMAFAYFVVFPTIFRVMAHYNAPLGAEMTTDIDNYLSFVLTMFIAFGVTFEVPIVVVLLVRMNVVSLKKLREIRPYVIVGAFVISAVVTPPDVFSQLILAIPLIVLYEAGIIAARLIVGKQPVVIEDASPSD; this is encoded by the coding sequence GTGAGCGACCCCCAGCAAACCCAGGACGAAGGCACTGAAGAGACCTTCATTTCCCACCTCGTTGAATTGCGCGACCGCATCATTCGCGCCGGCCTTGCCGTCGTCGTGGTGTTCGTCGGGCTCGTGTACTGGGCGCCGGATATCTTCCGGTTGCTGGCGCGGCCCTTGATGCAGAACCTGCCGAAGGACGGCAAGATGATCGTCACCGACGTCACCGGCTCGTTCTTCGTGCCGATGAAGGTGACCATGCTGGTGGCCTTCGTGATCGCGCTGCCGATCGTGCTGTACCAGATCTGGGCGTTCGTCGCGCCGGGTCTTTATCAGCACGAGAAGAAACTGGTTGGGCCGCTGGTGGGCAGCAGCTACACGCTGTTCCTGTGCGGCATGGCGTTCGCGTACTTCGTGGTGTTCCCGACCATCTTCCGCGTGATGGCGCACTACAACGCGCCGCTCGGCGCGGAGATGACCACGGACATCGACAATTACCTGAGCTTCGTGCTGACCATGTTCATCGCGTTCGGTGTGACGTTCGAAGTGCCGATCGTCGTGGTGCTGCTCGTCCGCATGAATGTGGTGTCGCTCAAGAAGCTCAGGGAGATTCGTCCGTATGTGATCGTCGGCGCGTTTGTTATTTCCGCCGTGGTCACGCCGCCGGACGTCTTCTCGCAACTGATTCTGGCGATTCCGCTGATCGTGCTGTACGAGGCAGGGATTATTGCGGCGCGGTTGATCGTTGGCAAGCAGCCGGTGGTGATCGAAGACGCGAGCCCGTCAGATTGA
- a CDS encoding histidine triad nucleotide-binding protein, with protein sequence MSHDPNCLFCKIAAGEIPSTKVHEDDEFVAFRDIRPAADTHVLVIPRKHIATLSSCTESDAPLLGRMLVLAARLADQLGVAYTGGETGFRTVINTGPGGGQEVYHLHAHILAGPRPWQRMG encoded by the coding sequence ATGAGCCACGACCCGAACTGCCTTTTCTGCAAGATCGCCGCCGGCGAGATCCCGTCGACCAAAGTCCACGAAGACGACGAGTTCGTCGCCTTCCGCGACATTCGTCCGGCTGCGGATACGCATGTGCTGGTGATCCCGCGCAAGCACATCGCCACGCTGTCGAGCTGTACCGAAAGCGATGCTCCGCTGCTTGGTAGAATGCTGGTCTTGGCGGCGCGTTTGGCCGATCAGCTGGGCGTGGCGTACACCGGCGGCGAAACGGGTTTTCGCACGGTAATCAATACCGGTCCGGGCGGCGGCCAGGAGGTGTATCACCTGCACGCGCATATTCTCGCGGGACCGCGCCCCTGGCAGCGCATGGGCTGA
- a CDS encoding Do family serine endopeptidase → MLRRFWLFFAQAVTVLLALMFIIATLKPQWLQRQGQFGKQLAEPIVALREVAPGIGSGPAQASYADAAQKAMPAVVNVFSSKDGSLPPDPRAKDPLFRYFFGDKNRKQQEQPASNLGSGVIVSSEGYILTNQHVVDGADQIEIALADGRTTNAKVIGVDPETDLAVLKVNMTNLPTITLGRMDQTRVGDVVLAIGNPFGVGQTVTMGIVSALGRNHLGINTFENFIQTDAAINPGNSGGALVDVNGNLLGINTAIYSRSGGSLGIGFAIPVSTARSVLESIITTGSVTRGWIGVEPQDVTPEIAESFGLEQKSGAIVAGVLKNGPADRAGIKPGDILVSVNGQEITDTTRLLNVIAQIKPGTAAKVHLVRKSREMDLDVTIGKRPPPPKQPAEDNGGGGGGGGGGGDQDDDGG, encoded by the coding sequence ATGCTTAGACGCTTTTGGCTGTTCTTTGCCCAAGCGGTGACCGTGCTGTTGGCGCTCATGTTCATCATTGCGACCCTCAAACCGCAGTGGCTCCAGCGTCAAGGGCAATTCGGCAAGCAACTCGCCGAACCGATCGTCGCCCTGCGGGAAGTGGCGCCAGGCATCGGTAGCGGCCCAGCTCAGGCGTCGTACGCAGACGCCGCGCAAAAGGCCATGCCCGCGGTCGTCAATGTGTTCTCCAGCAAGGATGGCTCACTGCCACCCGACCCGCGCGCGAAAGATCCGCTGTTCCGCTACTTCTTCGGCGACAAGAACCGCAAGCAGCAGGAACAACCCGCGTCCAATCTGGGCTCCGGCGTGATAGTGAGTTCGGAAGGTTACATTCTAACGAACCAGCACGTCGTGGACGGCGCCGATCAGATCGAAATCGCGCTGGCCGACGGCCGCACCACGAATGCGAAGGTGATCGGCGTCGACCCGGAAACGGATCTGGCTGTGCTCAAGGTCAACATGACCAATCTGCCCACCATCACGCTCGGCCGCATGGACCAGACGCGCGTGGGCGACGTAGTGCTCGCCATCGGCAATCCGTTCGGCGTCGGCCAGACGGTGACCATGGGCATCGTCAGCGCGCTAGGGCGTAATCACCTCGGCATCAACACGTTCGAAAACTTCATTCAGACCGACGCGGCTATCAACCCGGGCAACTCGGGCGGCGCGCTGGTCGATGTAAACGGCAATCTGCTCGGCATCAACACCGCCATCTATTCGCGCTCGGGTGGCTCGCTCGGCATCGGCTTCGCGATTCCTGTCTCCACGGCGCGCAGCGTGCTCGAGAGCATCATCACCACGGGTTCGGTCACACGCGGCTGGATCGGCGTCGAGCCGCAGGACGTCACGCCGGAGATCGCCGAATCGTTCGGGCTGGAGCAGAAGTCGGGCGCGATTGTCGCGGGTGTGCTGAAGAACGGCCCCGCGGACCGTGCGGGCATCAAGCCGGGCGACATTCTCGTGAGCGTGAACGGTCAGGAAATCACCGACACCACGCGTCTTCTGAATGTGATCGCGCAGATCAAGCCGGGCACCGCCGCGAAGGTGCATCTGGTGCGCAAGAGCCGGGAGATGGATCTGGATGTCACCATCGGCAAACGCCCGCCTCCGCCGAAGCAGCCGGCCGAGGACAACGGTGGCGGTGGCGGTGGCGGTGGCGGTGGCGGTGATCAGGACGACGACGGCGGCTGA
- a CDS encoding DUF4870 family protein: MEQSHDSYPPPVYRNAIEPERERSLRTLTHVLYALYAVHWLTGGLTILIAIIINYVKRADVVGTPYEAHFEWQIRSFWMALLGYAIGGVLLFVVIGIPVLWAVSIWMLYRIIKGWLYLYDNKPLANPRGWF, translated from the coding sequence ATGGAACAGTCGCACGACAGCTATCCGCCGCCGGTCTATCGCAATGCTATCGAGCCTGAGCGTGAGCGCAGCCTGCGCACGCTCACCCACGTGCTGTACGCGCTGTATGCGGTCCACTGGCTGACGGGCGGCCTGACGATTCTGATCGCGATCATCATCAACTACGTGAAGCGGGCCGACGTGGTGGGCACGCCGTACGAAGCCCATTTCGAGTGGCAGATCCGCTCCTTCTGGATGGCCTTGCTGGGTTATGCGATCGGCGGCGTGCTGCTGTTCGTCGTGATCGGCATTCCGGTTCTGTGGGCCGTGAGCATCTGGATGTTGTACCGTATTATCAAGGGCTGGCTGTATCTGTACGATAACAAGCCGCTCGCGAATCCACGTGGCTGGTTCTGA
- a CDS encoding Nif3-like dinuclear metal center hexameric protein: MDRIELELYLNNLLETARFKDYCPNGLQVEGRRKINKLATGVTASAAFLEAALDWGADAVLVHHGYFWRNEAPQITGRKHARLKLLIANDLNLFAYHLPLDDHPEFGNNAQIGAKMGWISDARFGENDLGWLATFPMPITLAHFTAQIEQTLGRTPLVFGDAERELRRVGWCTGAAQGMFDAAINAGADVYLTGEVSESVMHTSAESGVAFLAAGHHATERFGVQAVGKHLSESFDIEHLFIDISNPV, translated from the coding sequence ATGGATCGGATCGAACTTGAATTGTACTTGAACAATCTCCTTGAAACCGCGCGCTTCAAGGACTATTGCCCCAATGGATTGCAGGTCGAAGGGCGTCGCAAGATCAATAAGCTCGCGACCGGCGTGACCGCTTCGGCGGCCTTCCTGGAGGCCGCGCTCGACTGGGGCGCGGACGCCGTGCTGGTTCATCACGGCTACTTCTGGCGCAACGAAGCGCCGCAGATCACCGGTCGCAAACACGCGCGGCTGAAACTGCTGATCGCCAACGACCTGAACCTGTTCGCCTATCACCTGCCGCTCGACGACCATCCCGAGTTCGGCAACAACGCGCAGATCGGCGCGAAGATGGGCTGGATCAGCGACGCGCGCTTCGGTGAGAACGACCTCGGCTGGCTCGCCACGTTTCCGATGCCGATCACGCTCGCGCACTTCACAGCGCAAATCGAGCAGACGCTTGGCCGCACGCCGCTCGTATTCGGCGACGCGGAGCGCGAACTGCGTCGCGTGGGCTGGTGCACGGGTGCCGCGCAAGGCATGTTCGACGCGGCCATTAACGCTGGCGCTGACGTTTATCTGACCGGCGAAGTGTCGGAATCGGTGATGCACACATCGGCGGAAAGCGGCGTCGCTTTCCTCGCGGCGGGCCACCATGCCACCGAGCGCTTCGGTGTGCAGGCGGTGGGCAAGCATCTGTCCGAGTCGTTCGATATCGAGCACCTCTTTATCGATATCTCTAATCCCGTTTGA
- a CDS encoding phosphoribosyl-ATP diphosphatase, whose translation MTQSTQTTSSNPASTNDTLLRLAAIIDSRKGGDPDVSYVSRLFHKGDDAVLKKIGEEATEVVLAAKDARHGGAPKALVGEVADLWFHCLVMLSHFDLSPADVLAELERREGLSGIEEKALRKSRDREQNGD comes from the coding sequence ATGACGCAATCCACGCAAACCACGTCGTCCAACCCCGCGTCCACGAACGACACGCTGCTGCGCCTCGCGGCGATCATCGACAGCCGCAAGGGCGGCGATCCCGACGTCTCGTACGTGTCGCGCCTGTTCCACAAGGGCGACGACGCGGTGCTGAAGAAGATCGGCGAAGAAGCCACCGAAGTCGTGCTGGCCGCCAAGGACGCACGCCACGGCGGCGCGCCGAAAGCGCTGGTCGGCGAAGTCGCGGACCTGTGGTTTCACTGCCTCGTGATGCTGTCGCACTTCGATCTGAGCCCGGCAGACGTGCTCGCTGAACTGGAGCGCCGTGAAGGCTTGTCGGGTATCGAGGAAAAGGCGCTGCGCAAGAGCCGCGACCGCGAGCAGAACGGCGACTGA
- the tatB gene encoding Sec-independent protein translocase protein TatB, producing the protein MLDLGLTKMALIGVVALVVLGPERLPRVARTAGALFGRAQRYINDVKAEVTREIELDELRRMKSEFEAAATNVQNSVQDNLRKHETELNDAWSSGTPVSPSIAGGALEDVGNTSWPSSTPAAAAKRKNWRVKQTAMPTWYKRATTRRTRVQSGAARVARHTPASMRRPTRFF; encoded by the coding sequence ATGCTGGACCTCGGTCTAACCAAGATGGCGCTGATCGGCGTCGTCGCGCTGGTCGTACTCGGGCCTGAGCGCCTGCCACGCGTCGCCCGCACGGCCGGCGCGTTGTTCGGCCGCGCGCAGCGGTATATCAACGACGTGAAGGCCGAAGTCACGCGCGAAATCGAACTCGACGAACTGCGTCGGATGAAAAGCGAGTTCGAGGCCGCCGCGACCAACGTCCAAAACTCCGTTCAGGACAACCTGCGCAAGCACGAGACCGAACTGAACGACGCGTGGAGCAGCGGCACCCCGGTGTCGCCGAGCATTGCCGGCGGCGCGCTCGAAGATGTCGGCAATACGTCGTGGCCGAGCAGCACGCCGGCTGCGGCGGCCAAACGCAAGAACTGGCGCGTCAAGCAGACGGCCATGCCCACCTGGTACAAGCGCGCGACCACGCGCCGCACGCGTGTGCAGTCGGGCGCGGCGCGCGTGGCGCGGCATACGCCGGCCAGCATGCGTCGTCCGACGCGGTTCTTCTGA
- the hisI gene encoding phosphoribosyl-AMP cyclohydrolase has product MVNPSAVNWLDKVKWDANGLVPVIAQEASSNDVLMFAWMNREALAKTIETNRAVYFSRSRQRLWFKGEESGHVQHVHEVRLDCDEDVVLLKVEQVSGIACHTGRHSCFFQKFEGSAEDGDWVAVDPVLKDPEHIYK; this is encoded by the coding sequence GTGGTGAATCCTTCGGCAGTCAATTGGCTCGACAAGGTCAAGTGGGACGCGAACGGCCTCGTGCCCGTGATCGCGCAGGAAGCGTCGTCGAACGACGTGCTGATGTTCGCGTGGATGAACCGCGAAGCCCTGGCGAAGACCATCGAAACGAACCGCGCGGTGTATTTCTCGCGTTCGCGCCAGCGCCTGTGGTTCAAGGGCGAAGAGTCCGGCCACGTGCAGCACGTGCACGAAGTGCGGCTCGATTGCGACGAAGACGTCGTGCTGCTGAAAGTGGAGCAGGTGTCGGGCATTGCCTGCCACACCGGCCGTCACTCGTGCTTTTTCCAGAAATTCGAAGGCTCGGCGGAGGATGGCGACTGGGTCGCCGTCGATCCCGTGCTGAAAGACCCCGAACACATCTACAAATGA
- the hisA gene encoding 1-(5-phosphoribosyl)-5-[(5-phosphoribosylamino)methylideneamino]imidazole-4-carboxamide isomerase, giving the protein MLLIPAIDLKDGQCVRLKQGDMDQATIFSEEPAAMARHWVDRGARRLHLVDLNGAFAGKPKNEDAIRAIIEEVGGQIPVQLGGGIRDLNTIERYLDDGLSYVIIGTAAVKNPGFLKDACTAFGGHIIVGLDAKDGKVATDGWSKLTGHEVVDLARKFEDYGCESIIYTDIGRDGMLQGINIEATVRLARAVKIPVIASGGLSNLADIESLCEVEDEGIEGVICGRAIYSGDLDFAAAQTLADRLRESDDA; this is encoded by the coding sequence ATGCTGCTGATTCCCGCCATCGACCTGAAAGACGGTCAGTGTGTACGCCTCAAACAAGGCGATATGGACCAGGCGACGATATTTTCCGAGGAACCGGCGGCGATGGCCCGACATTGGGTCGATCGCGGTGCCCGGCGTCTCCACCTCGTCGACCTGAATGGCGCGTTCGCCGGCAAGCCGAAAAATGAAGACGCGATTCGCGCGATCATCGAAGAAGTAGGCGGCCAGATCCCCGTGCAACTGGGCGGCGGCATTCGCGACCTGAATACGATCGAGCGCTATCTGGACGACGGTTTGTCGTACGTGATCATCGGCACGGCGGCGGTGAAGAACCCCGGCTTTCTGAAAGACGCCTGCACGGCGTTCGGCGGCCATATCATCGTCGGACTGGATGCGAAAGACGGCAAGGTCGCGACCGACGGCTGGAGCAAGCTGACTGGCCACGAAGTGGTCGATCTCGCGCGCAAGTTCGAGGACTACGGCTGCGAGTCGATCATCTACACCGACATTGGCCGTGACGGCATGCTTCAGGGCATCAACATCGAAGCGACAGTGCGCCTCGCGCGCGCGGTGAAGATTCCGGTGATCGCGAGCGGCGGCTTGTCCAACCTCGCCGACATCGAATCGCTGTGCGAAGTCGAAGACGAAGGCATCGAAGGCGTGATCTGCGGCCGGGCGATTTACTCGGGCGATCTCGACTTCGCGGCCGCGCAAACCCTCGCGGACCGGCTGCGCGAATCGGACGACGCTTAA